The window CTGCTGCTCACCCCGGCCCGCACTCATCGCGGCGGCGACCCGTTGCCCGATCTCACCTCCGCCCTCGCGCCGCTCGGCCTGCGTCACCCCGCAGAGCGCACCCTCGGGGATGAGGCGATCGTGGTGGCGGACCGCGCCGAGCAGGCCGTGGACGTGATCCGCGTCGCCAGTGAACTGGGCGGGTGGTGCACCGGCCTCGGGGTGGGAGCCGTGGACAAGCCCCTCCCCGAGGAGGTCCGCGCCCTGCGCGGCCCCGCCGTCGATGCCGCTCGGGAGGCGCTGCATGCCGCCCGCACCACCGCCCAGGTGCCCCTCGCGGTCAGGGCCGGTGATC is drawn from Brachybacterium muris and contains these coding sequences:
- a CDS encoding MarR family transcriptional regulator, producing the protein MHVLLLTPARTHRGGDPLPDLTSALAPLGLRHPAERTLGDEAIVVADRAEQAVDVIRVASELGGWCTGLGVGAVDKPLPEEVRALRGPAVDAAREALHAARTTAQVPLAVRAGDPRQAGTAADAEAVLRLIGWMIATRNTGQWRVVRALRERPGITQRDLAEHLGITQQTVSRSLKTSGWREESAAHPLLVRLLSMIDLTS